A window of the Odocoileus virginianus isolate 20LAN1187 ecotype Illinois chromosome 20, Ovbor_1.2, whole genome shotgun sequence genome harbors these coding sequences:
- the ZNF580 gene encoding zinc finger protein 580 isoform X2 codes for MLLLPPRPPHPRASSPEAMDPPPPKAPPFPPAEGPASTASSAAGPRPPRLGRHLLIDANGVPYTYTAPLEEEPRGPAPREAPPGEPGPRKGYSCPECARVFASPLRLQSHRVSHSDLKPFTCGACGKAFKRSSHLSRHRATHRARAGPPHACPLCPRRFQDAAELAQHVRLH; via the coding sequence atgctgctgctgccgccgcggcCCCCCCACCCTCGGGCCTCCTCTCCCGAGGCCATGGACCCGCCGCCCCCCAAGGCGCCCCCTTTCCCCCCGGCGGAGGGCCCTGCGTCCACTGCGTCCTCGGCGGCGGGGCCCCGGCCCCCGCGGCTGGGCCGCCACCTGCTCATCGACGCCAACGGGGTCCCCTACACGTACACGGCGCCGCTGGAGGAGGAGCCGCGCGGCCCGGCCCCGCGCGAGGCGCCTCCCGGAGAGCCCGGGCCGCGCAAGGGCTACAGCTGCCCCGAGTGCGCCCGCGTCTTCGCCAGCCCCCTGCGGCTGCAGAGCCACCGCGTGTCGCACTCGGACCTCAAGCCCTTCACGTGCGGCGCCTGTGGCAAGGCCTTCAAGCGCTCCAGCCACCTGTCGAGGCACCGTGCCACGCACCGCGCCCGCGCTGGCCCGCCGCACGCCTGCCCGCTCTGCCCGCGTCGCTTCCAGGACGCCGCGGAGCTGGCTCAGCATGTGCGGCTGCACTGA
- the ZNF581 gene encoding zinc finger protein 581 isoform X2, which produces MWEPPSRRAFPAGAVSRRPGRPAPTALPWTLFSVPRSSPPLLGAASSRGTPRTPRPAAACTHAGNPGPIRSRPDPRGCCTGPNHYLLIDTQGVPYTVLVDEESQRETGPDGASAQKKCYSCPVCSRVFEYMSYLQRHSITHSEVKPFECDTCGKAFKRASHLARHHSIHRAGGGRPHGCPLCPRRFREAGELAQHSRVHSGERPYQCPHCPRRFMEQNTLQKHTRWKHP; this is translated from the exons ATGTGGGAACCGCCGTCCAGGCGCGCGTTTCCGGCCGGAGCCGTTTCCCGGCGGCCCGGGCGCCCCGCCCCCACTGCCCTGCCCTGGACCCTCTTCTCCGTCCCCCGGTCCTCTCCGCCCCTCCTCGGCGCCGCCAGCTCCCGAGGGACGCCCCGAACGCCCCGGCCCGCCGCCGCCTGCACCCACGCGGGGAACCCGGGGCCGATCAGGAGCCGCCCGGACCCGAGAGGCTGCTGCACCGG GCCCAACCACTACCTGCTCATAGACACCCAGGGCGTCCCGTACACCGTACTGGTGGACGAGGAGTCGCAGAGGGAGACCGGGCCCGATGGGGCGTCGGCCCAGAAAAAATGCTACAGCTGCCCCGTGTGCTCCCGGGTCTTCGAGTACATGTCCTACCTGCAGCGACACAGCATCACCCACTCAGAGGTGAAGCCCTTTGAGTGCGACACCTGCGGGAAGGCATTCAAGCGGGCCAGCCATCTGGCGCGCCACCACTCCATTCACCGGGCAGGCGGCGGGCGGCCCCACGGCTGCCCGCTCTGCCCTCGCCGCTTCCGAGAGGCGGGCGAGTTGGCCCAGCACAGCCGGGTCCACTCCGGGGAGCGCCCCTACCAGTGCCCGCATTGCCCGCGCCGGTTCATGGAGCAGAACACGCTGCAGAAGCACACGCGGTGGAAGCACCCCTGA
- the ZNF580 gene encoding zinc finger protein 580 isoform X1, producing the protein MAGARGWPGRPRSGGASADADPPTLIYSPTSVPGPEQLPARAGGERAVAAVSAPWPLRRSGPPEAQERRNLRCGARFRPAPFPRDAAAPRAPRPRPPRPRPRRRRPGAPRSLGPAAAGPREGKPGPHGTSARSSGPERPLHRLPLRMLLLPPRPPHPRASSPEAMDPPPPKAPPFPPAEGPASTASSAAGPRPPRLGRHLLIDANGVPYTYTAPLEEEPRGPAPREAPPGEPGPRKGYSCPECARVFASPLRLQSHRVSHSDLKPFTCGACGKAFKRSSHLSRHRATHRARAGPPHACPLCPRRFQDAAELAQHVRLH; encoded by the exons ATGGCCGGGGCGAGGGGATGGCCTGGGCGCCCCCGCTCGGGCGGGGCTTCGGCAGACGCAGACCCGCCCACCCTCATCTATTCTCCGACCTCGGTCCCAGGCCCCGAGCAGCTCCCGGCGCGGGCGGGAGGGGAGCGGGCAGTCGCTGCGGTTTCTGCGCCCTGGCCCCTTCGCCGCTCCGGACCCCCAGAAGCTCAAGAGCGGCGGAACCTTCGCTGCGGCGCGCGCTTCCGGCCGGCGCCGTTTCCCAGGGACGCCGCCGCCCCTCGCGCCCCGCGCCCGCGCCCCCCGCGCCCGCGTCCCCGGCGCCGCCGGCCCGGAGCTCCCCGAAGCctcggccccgccgccgccggcccTCGCGAGGGGAAGCCCGGGCCGCACGGGACCTCGGCCCGCTCCTCCGGACCCGAGAGGCCGCTGCACCGG CTGCCGCTCcggatgctgctgctgccgccgcggcCCCCCCACCCTCGGGCCTCCTCTCCCGAGGCCATGGACCCGCCGCCCCCCAAGGCGCCCCCTTTCCCCCCGGCGGAGGGCCCTGCGTCCACTGCGTCCTCGGCGGCGGGGCCCCGGCCCCCGCGGCTGGGCCGCCACCTGCTCATCGACGCCAACGGGGTCCCCTACACGTACACGGCGCCGCTGGAGGAGGAGCCGCGCGGCCCGGCCCCGCGCGAGGCGCCTCCCGGAGAGCCCGGGCCGCGCAAGGGCTACAGCTGCCCCGAGTGCGCCCGCGTCTTCGCCAGCCCCCTGCGGCTGCAGAGCCACCGCGTGTCGCACTCGGACCTCAAGCCCTTCACGTGCGGCGCCTGTGGCAAGGCCTTCAAGCGCTCCAGCCACCTGTCGAGGCACCGTGCCACGCACCGCGCCCGCGCTGGCCCGCCGCACGCCTGCCCGCTCTGCCCGCGTCGCTTCCAGGACGCCGCGGAGCTGGCTCAGCATGTGCGGCTGCACTGA
- the ZNF581 gene encoding zinc finger protein 581 isoform X1 gives MWEPPSRRAFPAGAVSRRPGRPAPTALPWTLFSVPRSSPPLLGAASSRGTPRTPRPAAACTHAGNPGPIRSRPDPRGCCTGPQPPIRMLVLPAPGPRPLAFHSAEAMQAPPPRTGGSPEPGPSCSTGCPQTSPSSSRPNHYLLIDTQGVPYTVLVDEESQRETGPDGASAQKKCYSCPVCSRVFEYMSYLQRHSITHSEVKPFECDTCGKAFKRASHLARHHSIHRAGGGRPHGCPLCPRRFREAGELAQHSRVHSGERPYQCPHCPRRFMEQNTLQKHTRWKHP, from the exons ATGTGGGAACCGCCGTCCAGGCGCGCGTTTCCGGCCGGAGCCGTTTCCCGGCGGCCCGGGCGCCCCGCCCCCACTGCCCTGCCCTGGACCCTCTTCTCCGTCCCCCGGTCCTCTCCGCCCCTCCTCGGCGCCGCCAGCTCCCGAGGGACGCCCCGAACGCCCCGGCCCGCCGCCGCCTGCACCCACGCGGGGAACCCGGGGCCGATCAGGAGCCGCCCGGACCCGAGAGGCTGCTGCACCGG GCCTCAGCCACCCATCCGGATGCTGGTGCTgccggcccccggcccccggcccctggCGTTTCACTCCGCTGAGGCCATGCAGGCCCCTCCCCCTCGGACAGGCGGGTCCCCAGAGCCCGGACCTTCCTGCTCCACAGGATGTCCCCAGACCTCGCCCTCTTCTTCCAGGCCCAACCACTACCTGCTCATAGACACCCAGGGCGTCCCGTACACCGTACTGGTGGACGAGGAGTCGCAGAGGGAGACCGGGCCCGATGGGGCGTCGGCCCAGAAAAAATGCTACAGCTGCCCCGTGTGCTCCCGGGTCTTCGAGTACATGTCCTACCTGCAGCGACACAGCATCACCCACTCAGAGGTGAAGCCCTTTGAGTGCGACACCTGCGGGAAGGCATTCAAGCGGGCCAGCCATCTGGCGCGCCACCACTCCATTCACCGGGCAGGCGGCGGGCGGCCCCACGGCTGCCCGCTCTGCCCTCGCCGCTTCCGAGAGGCGGGCGAGTTGGCCCAGCACAGCCGGGTCCACTCCGGGGAGCGCCCCTACCAGTGCCCGCATTGCCCGCGCCGGTTCATGGAGCAGAACACGCTGCAGAAGCACACGCGGTGGAAGCACCCCTGA